Proteins encoded in a region of the Zea mays cultivar B73 chromosome 4, Zm-B73-REFERENCE-NAM-5.0, whole genome shotgun sequence genome:
- the LOC100279188 gene encoding probable E3 ubiquitin-protein ligase XBOS32 isoform X1, which yields MGFLSLVGNSFGCSASGERLVSAARDGDLQEARALLQYNPRLARYSTFGGRNSPLHYAAAQGHHEIVSLLLESGVEINLRNYRGQTALMQACQYGHWEVVQTLILFNANVHRTDYLNGGTALHFAALHGHARCLRLVLADYVPSVPNFCTLVNHKSSEEDSTADFDHDALVKMVNQKADGGLTPLHMAALNGHVECVQLLLDLGASVSEVTIEDGTTIDLIGAGSTPLHYAACGGNAVCCQLLIARGACIAVQNASGWTPLMVARSWQRNSVEEILSREPEGRIHTLPSPYLCLPLMSIMNIARECGWRYLNQSPVCIDPCAVCLEGSCSVAAEGCKHEFCTRCALYLCSTSYTSASPAGAIPCPLCRHPIISFNTLPGTSPIRELPRNSLSLSFCTACPAVSSDSSAPVGAHPCRSEFQCVRLPPMGSSSFRSLSCQRIPAMKLHPSFCMGSMDTNPCLIRCSRFGSGLGRSASQREGATRRAWPVTFSPIAATGS from the exons ATGGGGTTCCTCAGCCTTGTGGGCAACTCCTTTGGGTGCTCTGCTTCCGGTGAGCGTCTTGTCTCAGCTGCCCGCGACGGCGACCTGCAGGAGGCACGCGCACTCCTCCAATACAACCCTCGCCTTGCCCGGTACTCCACGTTCGGCGGCCGGAACTCACCGCTGCACTATGCCGCGGCGCAAGGCCACCATGAG ATTGTCTCTCTGTTGCTTGAATCCGGTGTTGAGATCAACCTTAGGAATTACAGGGGGCAG ACTGCTTTGATGCAAGCATGCCAATATGGCCACTGGGAGGTTGTTCAGACACTGATACTCTTCAATGCAAAT GTGCACAGGACAGATTATCTGAACGGTGGAACTGCTCTCCATTTTGCTGCACTGCATGGTCATGCCCGATGCCTCCGTCTTGTGCTTGCAGATTATGTTCCAAGCGTACCGAATTTCTGCACCCTGGTGAATCATAAGTCATCTGAAGAAGATTCAACTGCTGATTTTGATCATGA TGCTTTGGTCAAGATGGTGAATCAGAAGGCGGATGGAGGCTTAACCCCACTTCATATGGCAGCATTAAACGGGCATGTAGAGTGCGTGCAATTGTTGCTGGACTTAGGGGCATCTGTTTCTGAGGTCACTATTGAGGATGGAACAACTATAGACTTAATAG GGGCCGGTAGCACCCCACTTCACTATGCTGCTTGTGGTGGAAATGCTGTCTGTTGTCAG CTCCTAATTGCTCGAGGGGCTTGCATTGCTGTGCAAAATGCTAGCGG ATGGACCCCTTTAATGGTGGCTCGTTCCTGGCAAAGAAATTCAGTTGAAGAAATCTTAAGTAGAGAACCAGAGGGTCGGATACACACTCTTCCTTCACCTTATCTCTGTCTTCCACTCATGAGTATCATGAACATTGCCAG GGAGTGTGGATGGAGGTATCTAAACCAGTCACCTGTTTGTATCGACCCTTGTGCTGTCTGCTTAGAAGGGAGCTGTTCCGTTGCTGCAGAAG GTTGCAAACATGAATTCTGCACAAGATGTGCTCTATACCTTTGCTCAACTAGCTACACGTCAGCGAGCCCAGCGGGTGCAATACCATGCCCTCTCTGCAGACATCCGATCATCTCGTTCAACACCCTCCCCGGCACGAGCCCGATAAGAGAGTTGCCGAGGAACAGCCTCTCGCTGTCGTTCTGCACGGCGTGCCCAGCCGTGAGCTCCGACTCTTCCGCCCCGGTCGGCGCCCATCCGTGCCGCTCCGAGTTCCAGTGCGTCCGCCTGCCGCCGATGGGCTCGTCCTCCTTCCGCTCGCTGAGCTGCCAGAGGATACCAGCGATGAAGCTGCACCCATCGTTCTGCATGGGTTCCATGGACACGAACCCCTGCCTCATAAGGTGCTCGAGGTTCGGGTCTGGCCTTGGGCGGTCGGCTTCCCAGAGAGAGGGGGCTACCAGAAGAGCTTGGCCTGTGACGTTCAGCCCCATTGCTGCCACCGGCAGCTGA